In Modestobacter versicolor, a single genomic region encodes these proteins:
- a CDS encoding FecCD family ABC transporter permease: MTATAHPALPAPAPGTAPAPPGTWRPALLGRSLLLDRRAVLAAGVLGALVLLAVAVSLSVGTIPLPLADTLPAVLGDGEPRDVLLVQQLRLPRVAAGLAVGAALGVSGVLLQTLARNRLATPDTIGLNDGATAFAVASVVAVSTTVTPSAFALVGSATAAALALGLAGGAGRQGHRFLVVGLGVGAALGALTQLMLARADIDSANRAFPWTIGSLNSRSGTSVAVLAVGLAVALPVAVVLGRQLRLLRLADAVVIGLGSRVGRVRLAVIATAVVTAGLAVAVAGPLGLVALLAPEIARRAAGPRGVPVVGSALAGALVVLLADLLGRTVAAPLELPAGLVTAVVGGPYLLWLLLTTRTRRIP, encoded by the coding sequence GTGACCGCCACCGCGCACCCGGCTCTCCCGGCTCCGGCCCCGGGCACCGCGCCGGCGCCACCGGGCACCTGGCGGCCGGCGCTGCTCGGCCGCTCGCTGCTGCTCGACCGCCGGGCGGTGCTGGCCGCCGGCGTGCTCGGCGCGCTGGTGCTCCTCGCGGTCGCGGTCAGCCTCTCCGTCGGCACCATCCCGCTCCCGCTCGCCGACACCCTGCCCGCGGTGCTCGGCGACGGCGAGCCCCGCGACGTCCTGCTGGTGCAGCAGCTGCGGCTGCCGCGGGTGGCCGCCGGGCTCGCCGTCGGCGCGGCGCTGGGCGTCTCCGGTGTGCTGCTGCAGACCCTGGCCCGCAACCGGCTGGCCACCCCGGACACGATCGGCCTCAACGACGGTGCGACCGCCTTCGCGGTGGCCAGCGTCGTGGCGGTGTCCACCACCGTCACCCCGTCGGCCTTCGCGCTGGTCGGCTCGGCCACCGCGGCCGCGCTCGCCCTCGGCCTGGCCGGGGGCGCCGGCCGGCAGGGTCACCGCTTCCTCGTCGTCGGCCTCGGCGTCGGCGCGGCCCTCGGCGCGCTCACCCAGCTGATGCTGGCCCGGGCCGACATCGACAGCGCGAACCGGGCGTTCCCCTGGACCATCGGCAGCCTCAACAGCCGCTCCGGGACGTCGGTCGCCGTGCTCGCCGTCGGGCTGGCGGTCGCCCTCCCGGTGGCCGTCGTCCTCGGCCGGCAGCTGCGGCTGCTCCGGCTCGCCGACGCCGTGGTGATCGGGCTGGGTTCGCGGGTCGGGCGGGTCCGCCTCGCGGTGATCGCGACCGCCGTCGTCACCGCCGGGCTCGCCGTCGCGGTGGCCGGCCCGCTCGGGCTGGTCGCGCTGCTGGCTCCCGAGATCGCCCGCAGGGCCGCCGGCCCCCGCGGTGTCCCGGTGGTCGGCTCGGCGCTGGCCGGCGCCCTGGTCGTGCTCCTCGCCGACCTGCTGGGGCGCACCGTCGCCGCCCCGCTGGAGCTGCCCGCGGGCCTGGTCACCGCGGTCGTGGGCGGCCCGTACCTGCTCTGGCTGCTGCTGACCACCCGGACCAGGAGGATCCCGTGA
- a CDS encoding iron chelate uptake ABC transporter family permease subunit, whose translation MRQVLLRGLVPAGAVLAVAVLLSLVLGAGEVGPARALPVLAGGGDADARFAVLDLRLPRTVVAVAVGIALGVAGAVLQTAARNPLAEPGLLGVSAGASFAVVLVIASGASAATLGPWAAVLGAGAGCALALGAARLRGTGDDPVRLVLAGAALSGLLGAATSVVLLLDQRTADEVRFWTVGSVAGRDVATLGQVGPVLAAGLLVAVLASRPLSALALGDTVAVGLGHRPARSRAAAMTAVALLVGGAVAAAGPIAFVGLVVPFVARALVGPDLRRVLAVALVLGPAVVLLADVASRLLVRPYEMPLGVVTALIGAPVLVAVVRSNRLPAL comes from the coding sequence GTGCGCCAGGTGCTGCTGCGCGGTCTCGTGCCGGCAGGAGCGGTCCTCGCGGTCGCCGTCCTGCTCAGCCTGGTGCTCGGGGCCGGCGAGGTGGGTCCGGCCCGCGCGCTGCCGGTGCTGGCCGGCGGTGGGGACGCCGACGCGCGCTTCGCCGTGCTGGACCTGCGGCTGCCGCGCACCGTGGTCGCCGTCGCCGTGGGCATCGCGCTCGGGGTCGCCGGGGCCGTGCTGCAGACGGCCGCGCGCAACCCGCTGGCCGAGCCGGGGCTGCTCGGGGTGAGCGCGGGCGCGTCCTTCGCCGTCGTCCTGGTCATCGCCTCCGGCGCGAGCGCGGCCACCCTCGGCCCGTGGGCCGCCGTGCTGGGCGCCGGCGCCGGGTGCGCGCTGGCCCTGGGTGCCGCCCGGCTGCGCGGCACCGGTGACGACCCGGTCCGGCTGGTGCTCGCCGGCGCGGCGCTGTCCGGGCTGCTCGGTGCGGCGACCTCCGTCGTCCTGCTGCTGGACCAGCGGACCGCCGACGAGGTGCGGTTCTGGACGGTCGGCTCGGTGGCCGGCCGGGACGTCGCGACCCTCGGCCAGGTCGGGCCGGTGCTCGCGGCAGGCCTCCTGGTGGCGGTGCTCGCCAGCCGCCCGTTGTCGGCCCTCGCCCTCGGCGACACCGTCGCGGTCGGCCTGGGCCACCGCCCCGCCCGGTCCCGGGCCGCCGCGATGACCGCGGTCGCCCTGCTGGTCGGCGGCGCGGTCGCCGCCGCCGGGCCGATCGCCTTCGTCGGGCTGGTGGTGCCGTTCGTCGCCCGCGCGCTGGTGGGCCCGGACCTCCGCCGGGTGCTGGCCGTCGCGCTGGTGCTCGGGCCGGCGGTGGTGCTGCTCGCCGACGTCGCCTCCCGGCTGCTGGTGCGGCCCTACGAGATGCCGCTGGGCGTCGTCACCGCGCTGATCGGCGCGCCGGTGCTGGTCGCGGTGGTCCGCTCGAACCGGCTGCCCGCGCTGTGA
- a CDS encoding ABC transporter substrate-binding protein: MTHLPALRRRPVLSTATVAAVALVLTACGGGSDDSTADQPSAGAAEEVTVSTAYGDVTVPADPERVVTLAENALDVALSVGVTPVGTTASRGGNAAPAYLGDAAAGIPVVATVAEPNLEAVLQAEPDLILAAAGLEQDQYDQLAAIAPTVVPDTTTGGDWQEPLHVYAQALGADDELTEELDSITDRATALADQGALDGSAAVLRWMANGPLVMNSALMPGALLQAAGADPVPAADLGGKPHSDPLSLENLAQVDADRLFVAAFGADGTGALAAARTQPAFTQLTAVQSGTTTEVDGSVWSSASGPIAADLVMDDIEAAVS; this comes from the coding sequence GTGACCCATCTCCCCGCGCTGCGCCGGCGCCCGGTCCTGTCGACCGCCACGGTCGCCGCCGTCGCCCTCGTGCTGACCGCCTGCGGTGGCGGGAGCGACGACTCCACCGCGGATCAGCCCTCGGCGGGAGCTGCCGAGGAGGTCACGGTCAGCACCGCCTACGGCGACGTGACCGTGCCGGCCGACCCGGAGCGGGTGGTGACGCTGGCCGAGAACGCCCTGGACGTCGCCCTCTCGGTCGGCGTCACCCCCGTGGGGACGACGGCCAGCCGCGGCGGCAACGCCGCCCCGGCCTACCTGGGCGACGCCGCCGCGGGCATCCCGGTCGTCGCCACCGTGGCCGAGCCCAACCTGGAGGCGGTCCTGCAGGCCGAGCCGGACCTGATCCTGGCCGCCGCCGGGCTGGAGCAGGACCAGTACGACCAGCTGGCGGCGATCGCGCCGACGGTCGTCCCGGACACGACGACGGGCGGGGACTGGCAGGAGCCGCTGCACGTCTACGCCCAGGCGCTGGGCGCGGACGACGAGCTGACCGAGGAGCTCGACTCGATCACCGACCGCGCGACCGCGCTCGCCGACCAGGGCGCCCTCGACGGCTCCGCGGCGGTGCTCCGCTGGATGGCCAACGGTCCCCTGGTGATGAACTCCGCCCTCATGCCGGGCGCGCTGCTGCAGGCCGCCGGCGCCGACCCGGTGCCCGCCGCCGACCTCGGCGGCAAGCCGCACAGCGACCCGCTGTCCCTGGAGAACCTCGCCCAGGTCGACGCCGACCGGTTGTTCGTCGCCGCGTTCGGGGCCGACGGCACGGGGGCGCTGGCCGCGGCCCGGACCCAGCCGGCCTTCACCCAGCTGACCGCGGTGCAGAGCGGGACGACGACCGAGGTCGACGGCTCGGTGTGGAGCAGCGCCTCCGGCCCGATCGCGGCCGACCTGGTGATGGACGACATCGAGGCCGCCGTCTCCTGA
- the crcB gene encoding fluoride efflux transporter CrcB yields the protein MPLPSRALPYAAAAAGGVVGALARWGVAEALPSPAGGWPWATLLVNVTGCALIGVLVAVLLARAPTHPWLRPFLVTGVLGGYTTYSTFTVDVVRLVDAGAVATAVGYLLASVLGGLLAVVAGLAAGRALVRRPGAAR from the coding sequence GTGCCGCTGCCGAGCCGGGCCCTCCCCTACGCCGCCGCCGCGGCCGGCGGGGTGGTCGGCGCGCTGGCCCGCTGGGGCGTGGCCGAGGCCCTCCCCTCCCCCGCCGGGGGCTGGCCGTGGGCCACGCTGCTGGTCAACGTCACCGGCTGCGCGCTGATCGGGGTGCTGGTCGCGGTGCTGCTGGCCCGCGCACCGACCCACCCGTGGCTGCGCCCCTTCCTGGTCACCGGCGTGCTCGGGGGGTACACCACCTACTCCACCTTCACCGTCGACGTCGTCCGGCTGGTCGACGCCGGCGCCGTGGCGACGGCGGTCGGCTACCTGCTGGCCTCCGTGCTGGGTGGCCTGCTCGCGGTCGTCGCCGGGCTGGCCGCCGGGCGCGCCCTCGTGCGCCGGCCCGGGGCGGCACGGTGA
- a CDS encoding fluoride efflux transporter FluC produces the protein MTALWVALGALVGAPLRLLADRTAAARRGPGSVLGTLAVNVAGSAVLGVLLGLGDASPAVLALVGTGFCGTLTTFSTFGWDVVRLVEERAVGRAAAYLTGSLVLGLAAAAGGWLAVR, from the coding sequence GTGACGGCGCTGTGGGTGGCGCTCGGCGCGCTGGTCGGCGCACCGCTGCGGCTGCTGGCCGACCGCACCGCGGCCGCGCGCCGGGGCCCGGGCAGCGTGCTCGGCACGCTGGCGGTCAACGTCGCCGGCAGCGCCGTCCTCGGGGTGCTGCTCGGCCTGGGTGACGCCTCCCCCGCCGTGCTCGCCCTGGTCGGCACCGGCTTCTGCGGCACGCTGACCACCTTCTCCACCTTCGGCTGGGACGTCGTCCGGCTGGTCGAGGAGCGGGCGGTGGGCCGCGCGGCGGCCTACCTGACCGGCAGCCTGGTGCTCGGGCTGGCGGCCGCGGCCGGAGGCTGGCTGGCCGTCCGCTGA
- a CDS encoding alpha,alpha-trehalose-phosphate synthase (UDP-forming), whose product MGADSPVVVVANRLPVDQVTEPDGTTRYQRSPGGLVTALEPFVAGRGGAWVGWSGAAGDAPEPFESGGMHLVPVALSEEEVDRYYEGFSNASLWPLYHDVVEKPEYHRTWWDTYVQVNKRFADRAAEVAGEGAIVWVHDYQLQLVPAMLRQRRPDLTIGFFLHIPFPPYELFTQLPWRSAIIEGLLGADLIGFQQPAGATNFVNLARRLHELPTKGSTVSYEGRTVTAKAFPISIDVAAFDELARSPEVLARAAEIRQELGEPEKIVLGVDRLDYTKGIGVRLEAFQELLEDGALEAPSTVLVQVATPSRERVEHYVTMRETIEQQVGHINGVYGSIAGPAVQYFNQSMPREELAALYRAADVMLVTPYRDGMNLVAKEYVAARGDLGGVLVLSEFAGAAAELKQALLVNPHDIAGVKSQLLRALRMDPAEGARRMRAMRRHITKHDLDHWATSFFDSLQQQV is encoded by the coding sequence GTGGGGGCGGACAGCCCGGTGGTGGTGGTCGCCAACCGGCTCCCGGTCGACCAGGTGACTGAGCCCGACGGCACGACCCGGTACCAGCGCAGCCCCGGCGGGCTGGTCACCGCGCTCGAGCCGTTCGTGGCCGGCCGCGGCGGCGCGTGGGTGGGCTGGTCCGGCGCGGCGGGCGATGCGCCCGAGCCCTTCGAGTCCGGCGGGATGCACCTGGTCCCGGTGGCGCTCTCGGAGGAGGAGGTGGACCGCTACTACGAGGGGTTCTCCAACGCCTCGCTGTGGCCGCTCTACCACGACGTCGTCGAGAAGCCGGAGTACCACCGCACCTGGTGGGACACCTACGTCCAGGTCAACAAGCGCTTCGCCGACCGGGCCGCCGAGGTCGCCGGCGAGGGCGCCATCGTGTGGGTGCACGACTACCAGCTGCAGCTGGTGCCGGCGATGCTCCGCCAGCGCCGTCCCGACCTGACCATCGGCTTCTTCCTGCACATCCCGTTCCCGCCCTACGAGCTGTTCACCCAGCTGCCCTGGCGCTCGGCGATCATCGAGGGCCTGCTGGGCGCCGACCTCATCGGCTTCCAGCAGCCCGCCGGCGCGACCAACTTCGTCAACCTGGCCCGCCGGCTGCACGAGCTGCCGACCAAGGGCAGCACGGTCAGCTACGAGGGCCGCACCGTCACCGCCAAGGCGTTCCCGATCTCGATCGACGTCGCCGCCTTCGACGAGCTCGCCCGGTCGCCCGAGGTGCTCGCCCGCGCCGCGGAGATCCGCCAGGAGCTGGGCGAGCCGGAGAAGATCGTGCTCGGCGTCGACCGGCTCGACTACACCAAGGGCATCGGCGTGCGGCTGGAGGCCTTCCAGGAGCTGCTGGAGGACGGCGCGCTCGAGGCCCCCTCGACCGTGCTGGTGCAGGTGGCCACGCCCAGCCGCGAGCGGGTCGAGCACTACGTGACCATGCGCGAGACGATCGAGCAGCAGGTCGGCCACATCAACGGCGTCTACGGCTCGATCGCCGGCCCCGCGGTGCAGTACTTCAACCAGTCGATGCCGCGCGAGGAGCTGGCCGCGCTGTACCGGGCGGCCGACGTCATGCTGGTGACCCCGTACCGCGACGGCATGAACCTGGTCGCCAAGGAGTACGTCGCCGCGCGCGGCGACCTCGGCGGGGTGCTGGTGCTCAGCGAGTTCGCCGGCGCAGCCGCCGAGCTGAAGCAGGCGCTGCTGGTCAACCCGCACGACATCGCCGGGGTGAAGTCGCAGCTGCTGCGGGCGCTGCGGATGGACCCGGCCGAGGGGGCCAGGCGGATGCGGGCGATGCGCCGGCACATCACCAAGCACGACCTCGACCACTGGGCCACGTCGTTCTTCGACTCCCTGCAGCAGCAGGTCTGA
- the otsB gene encoding trehalose-phosphatase — translation MLDEALAAALDELAAHRPLLLASDYDGVLARLRDDPAAAVLEPGTAELLGRLAAVDGVTVALVSGRGVDDLQRTSGLSGPFRWVGSHGAEFDGPLSGELAVRRDQLAAALAPLVDAVPGARLEVKPASAAVHVRTVADRAAAQRLLDDAAAGPGAAADLTAKPGKDVLELAVTDADKGSALVRLRDELGARAVLYLGDDVTDEDGFRALGPGDVTVKVGDGETAAAHRLADLTGVRELLDRLATTLSR, via the coding sequence GTGCTCGACGAGGCGCTCGCCGCGGCGCTCGACGAGCTGGCCGCGCACCGGCCGCTGCTGCTGGCCAGCGACTACGACGGCGTGCTGGCCCGGCTGCGCGACGACCCGGCCGCCGCCGTCCTGGAGCCCGGCACCGCCGAGCTGCTCGGCCGGCTGGCCGCGGTCGACGGCGTGACCGTCGCCCTGGTCAGCGGCCGCGGGGTCGACGACCTGCAGCGCACCAGCGGGCTGAGCGGGCCGTTCCGCTGGGTCGGCAGCCACGGCGCGGAGTTCGACGGGCCGCTCAGCGGTGAGCTCGCCGTCCGCCGCGACCAGCTGGCGGCCGCGCTGGCCCCGCTCGTCGACGCCGTCCCCGGTGCCCGGCTGGAGGTCAAGCCGGCCAGCGCGGCGGTGCACGTGCGCACCGTCGCCGACCGCGCTGCGGCGCAGCGGCTGCTGGACGACGCCGCCGCCGGCCCCGGCGCCGCCGCCGACCTGACGGCCAAGCCGGGAAAGGACGTGCTGGAGCTGGCGGTCACCGACGCGGACAAGGGGTCGGCGCTGGTCCGGCTGCGCGACGAGCTCGGCGCCCGCGCGGTGCTCTACCTGGGCGACGACGTGACCGACGAGGACGGCTTCCGGGCGCTCGGACCCGGCGACGTCACCGTGAAGGTCGGCGACGGCGAGACCGCCGCGGCCCACCGGCTGGCCGACCTGACCGGCGTCCGCGAGCTCCTCGACCGGCTGGCCACCACGCTCTCCCGCTGA
- a CDS encoding chemotaxis protein CheA, whose translation MEGLDDIVEEFLVESHENLDQLDQDLVALEQDPRSRERLSSIFRTIHTIKGTSGFLAFNKLEEVAHVGENLLSRLRDGALDLTPSRTSALLLMTDTIRALLAEIEASGGEGSTPVADTVVVLSAALEDAPAEAAVEAAAAVVEAAEAVVEAEAEVVAEAQAAAPAPVKKAAAKKPPAKRASRAKTPVPAPAPVPAVENVPVPSPPVAAPAPVAELPQEVPVPEVPAAPAALAPEPGTPEAQPKGRGVADSTIRVDVDLLDNLMLLVGELVLTRNQIVQYVGRQNDQDLIRASQRLNLIASELQESAMKTRMQPIDHIWSKLPRVVRDLGLQCGKAVRLEMEGKDTELDKTLLEAVKDPLTHLVRNSVDHGIEDTAGRAAAGKPAEGVLTLRSRHESGQVVVEVADDGAGIDPAKIGRKAVEKGLITADALSRMSPQDLLQLIFLPGFSTAAAVTNVSGRGVGMDVVKTNIEGIGGTIEVESVAGRGTCMRLRIPLTLAIVPALTIECAGDRYAIPQISLQELVALDAEKAAAAVEDVGGASVYRLRGELLPLVHLADVLGLTSDRHDGHVVIAVLSSEGRRFGLVVDRVINTEEIVVKAVSGQLKQIGLYSGATVLGDGAVALILDVQALARRALRTETTDRQEHRLAAAAAAASVSERQRMLLAAIGGGRRVAIPLDTVTRLEQVRSDTVERVGSREVVQYRGAILPIVRLDRHLGAFGDSDREVLEVIVYADHGRSVAIVVEEILDIVDGEAAVQSDIDDLGLLGSAVIGDRVTELLDVRAAILAADPAFYSPAPGALPGGLGSMPDIDTSAFGFEGTSSPLMEV comes from the coding sequence GTGGAAGGTCTGGACGACATCGTCGAGGAGTTCCTCGTGGAGAGCCACGAGAACCTCGACCAGCTGGACCAGGACCTGGTGGCCCTGGAGCAGGACCCGCGGTCGCGGGAACGGCTCTCGAGCATCTTCCGGACCATCCACACGATCAAGGGCACCAGCGGCTTCCTCGCCTTCAACAAGCTGGAGGAGGTCGCGCACGTCGGGGAGAACCTCCTCTCCCGGCTGCGCGACGGCGCCCTGGACCTGACCCCCTCGCGCACGAGCGCGCTGCTGCTGATGACCGACACGATCCGGGCACTGCTCGCCGAGATCGAGGCCAGCGGTGGCGAGGGCTCGACCCCGGTGGCCGACACGGTCGTGGTGCTCAGCGCCGCGCTCGAGGACGCCCCGGCCGAGGCGGCCGTCGAGGCCGCCGCAGCCGTGGTCGAGGCAGCCGAGGCGGTCGTCGAGGCCGAGGCCGAGGTCGTCGCCGAGGCGCAGGCCGCCGCGCCGGCGCCGGTGAAGAAGGCCGCGGCCAAGAAGCCGCCGGCGAAGCGCGCCTCCCGCGCCAAGACCCCCGTGCCGGCACCGGCCCCGGTGCCCGCCGTCGAGAACGTCCCCGTGCCGTCGCCGCCGGTCGCCGCCCCGGCGCCCGTCGCCGAGCTCCCGCAGGAGGTCCCCGTGCCCGAGGTCCCCGCCGCCCCGGCCGCGCTCGCCCCCGAGCCCGGCACGCCGGAGGCCCAGCCGAAGGGCCGCGGCGTCGCCGACAGCACCATCCGGGTCGACGTCGACCTGCTGGACAACCTGATGCTGCTGGTCGGCGAGCTGGTGCTGACCCGCAACCAGATCGTCCAGTACGTCGGCCGGCAGAACGACCAGGACCTGATCCGCGCGTCCCAGCGGCTCAACCTGATCGCCAGCGAGCTGCAGGAGAGCGCGATGAAGACGCGCATGCAGCCCATCGACCACATCTGGTCCAAGCTCCCCCGCGTCGTCCGCGACCTGGGCCTGCAGTGCGGCAAGGCCGTGCGGCTGGAGATGGAGGGCAAGGACACCGAGCTGGACAAGACCCTGCTCGAGGCGGTCAAGGACCCGCTGACCCACCTGGTCCGCAACTCCGTCGACCACGGCATCGAGGACACCGCCGGCCGCGCGGCCGCCGGCAAGCCCGCCGAGGGCGTGCTCACGCTGCGCTCCCGGCACGAGAGCGGCCAGGTCGTGGTCGAGGTCGCCGACGACGGCGCGGGCATCGACCCGGCCAAGATCGGCCGCAAGGCGGTCGAGAAGGGCCTCATCACCGCCGACGCGCTCAGCCGGATGAGCCCCCAGGACCTGCTGCAGCTGATCTTCCTGCCCGGCTTCTCCACCGCCGCCGCGGTCACCAACGTCTCCGGGCGCGGTGTCGGCATGGACGTGGTCAAGACCAACATCGAGGGCATCGGCGGCACCATCGAGGTCGAGTCGGTCGCCGGTCGCGGCACCTGCATGCGGCTGCGCATCCCGCTGACCCTCGCGATCGTCCCGGCGCTCACCATCGAGTGCGCCGGCGACCGCTACGCCATCCCGCAGATCAGCCTGCAGGAGCTCGTGGCGCTGGACGCCGAGAAGGCCGCCGCGGCGGTCGAGGACGTCGGCGGCGCCTCGGTCTACCGGCTGCGCGGCGAGCTGCTGCCGCTGGTGCACCTGGCCGACGTGCTCGGCCTCACCTCCGACCGGCACGACGGCCACGTGGTCATCGCCGTGCTGAGCTCCGAGGGGCGCCGGTTCGGCCTGGTGGTCGACCGGGTCATCAACACCGAGGAGATCGTCGTCAAGGCGGTCAGCGGCCAGCTCAAGCAGATCGGGCTGTACTCCGGCGCGACCGTGCTCGGCGACGGTGCGGTGGCGCTGATCCTCGACGTCCAGGCGCTGGCCCGCCGCGCCCTGCGCACCGAGACCACCGACCGCCAGGAGCACCGCCTCGCCGCGGCCGCGGCGGCCGCCTCGGTCTCCGAGCGCCAGCGGATGCTGCTCGCCGCGATCGGCGGCGGCCGGCGGGTCGCGATCCCGCTGGACACCGTCACCCGCCTGGAGCAGGTGCGCAGCGACACCGTCGAGCGGGTCGGCTCCCGGGAGGTCGTGCAGTACCGCGGCGCGATCCTGCCGATCGTCCGGCTCGACCGGCACCTGGGCGCCTTCGGCGACTCCGACCGCGAGGTGCTCGAGGTCATCGTCTACGCCGACCACGGCCGCAGCGTCGCGATCGTCGTCGAGGAGATCCTCGACATCGTCGACGGCGAGGCCGCGGTGCAGAGCGACATCGACGACCTGGGCCTGCTCGGCTCCGCCGTCATCGGCGACCGGGTCACCGAGCTGCTGGACGTCCGCGCGGCCATCCTCGCCGCCGACCCGGCGTTCTACTCCCCCGCGCCGGGCGCCCTGCCCGGCGGCCTCGGCTCGATGCCCGACATCGACACCAGCGCCTTCGGCTTCGAGGGCACCTCTTCCCCCCTGATGGAGGTCTGA
- a CDS encoding chemotaxis protein CheW — protein sequence MSSATATATRTMPATSQLATFWLDGDLFGVEVEHVQEVLRSQSITRVPLAPPAVAGLINLRGQVVTAIELRERLGRKPRPEGQEAVVIVVRLHGEAVSLLVDSIADVVDVDVRDFEAPPDTLDGVGRDLIRGAYKLSGQLLLALDVNRAVGT from the coding sequence GTGAGCAGCGCCACCGCCACCGCCACCCGCACCATGCCGGCGACCAGCCAGCTCGCCACCTTCTGGCTGGACGGCGACCTGTTCGGCGTCGAGGTCGAGCACGTCCAGGAGGTGCTGCGCAGCCAGAGCATCACCCGGGTGCCGCTGGCCCCGCCGGCGGTCGCCGGCCTGATCAACCTCCGCGGCCAGGTCGTCACCGCGATCGAGCTCCGCGAGCGGCTCGGCCGCAAGCCGCGCCCGGAGGGGCAGGAGGCGGTCGTCATCGTCGTCCGGCTGCACGGGGAGGCCGTGAGCCTGCTCGTCGACAGCATCGCCGACGTCGTCGACGTCGACGTCCGCGACTTCGAGGCCCCGCCGGACACCCTGGACGGCGTCGGCCGCGACCTGATCCGCGGCGCCTACAAGCTCTCCGGCCAGCTGCTGCTCGCCCTCGACGTCAACCGCGCCGTCGGCACCTGA